From the genome of Anopheles moucheti chromosome 3, idAnoMoucSN_F20_07, whole genome shotgun sequence, one region includes:
- the LOC128305521 gene encoding ribose-phosphate pyrophosphokinase 1 isoform X2 has translation MPVRSSHPIRARTLVRSNLEKASVISNILQSRMPNIKVFSGSSHPDLASRIVDRLGIDLGKVVTKKFSNLETCVEIGESVRGEDVYIVQSGSGEINDNLMELLIMINACKIASASRVTAVIPCFPYARQDKKDKVSARSRAPISAKLVANMLSVAGADHIITMDLHASQIQGFFDIPVDNLYAEPAVLKWIRENIAEWRNSIIVSPDAGGAKRVTSIADRLNVEFALIHKERKKANEVASMVLVGDVKDRVAILVDDMADTCGTICHAADKLVEAGATKVYAILTHGIFSGPAISRINNACFEAVVVTNTIPQDGHMKDCPKIQCIDVSMMFAEAVRRTHNGESVSYLFSNVPY, from the exons ATGCCAGTGCGATCATCTCATCCGATTCGCGCCAGAACGCTTGTCCGTAGCAACTTGGAGAAGGCATCCGttatcagcaaca TCCTACAGTCGAGGATGCCCAACATTAAGGTGTTTTCTGGTTCGTCCCATCCGGATCTTGCCTCGCGCATCGTCGACCGGCTCGGTATCGATCTCGGCAAGGTTGTGACGAAAAAGTTCAGCAACTTGGAAACCTG TGTCGAAATTGGTGAATCCGTCCGTGGCGAAGATGTGTACATCGTGCAGTCCGGTTCCGGGGAGATCAATGATAATTTGATGGAGCTGCTGATTATGATCAATGCGTGCAAGATAGCATCGGCTTCCCGTGTGACCGCGGTCATACCATGCTTCCCGTATGCCCGACAGGACAAGAAAGATAAGGTAT CCGCAAGATC CCGTGCTCCAATTTCCGCCAAGCTGGTTGCAAACATGCTTTCCGTCGCTGGTGCAGATCATATCATTACAATGGATCTGCACGCTTCACAAATTCAG GGTTTCTTTGATATACCGGTCGATAATTTGTACGCCGAGCCGGCTGTACTGAAATGGATCAGGGAGAATATTGCCGAATGGCGCAACTCGATCATCGTGTCGCCGGATGCGGGCGGTGCGAAGCGCGTTACCTCGATCGCAGATCGGTTAAACGTGGAGTTCGCGCTGATCCACAAGGAACGCAAGAAGGCGAATGAGGTCGCCTCGATGGTGCTGGTCGGTGATGTGAAGGACCGTGTTGCAATCCTGGTGGACGATATGGCTGACACGTGTGGCACCATTTGTCACGCAGCCGACAAGCTGGTCGAGGCTGGTGCAACGAAAGTGTACGCCATACTAACGCACGGCATCTTCAGTGGGCCGGCCATCTCGAGGATAAACAATGCCTGCTTCGAGGCAGTGGTGGTGACGAACACTATTCCACAGGACGGTCACATGAAGGATTGTCCCAAAATACAG TGTATCGACGTTTCGATGATGTTCGCTGAGGCTGTCCGTCGGACGCACAACGGCGAAAGCGTGTCATATCTGTTCTCAAACGTTCCTTACTAA
- the LOC128305521 gene encoding ribose-phosphate pyrophosphokinase 1 isoform X1, giving the protein MPVRSSHPIRARTLVRSNLEKASVISNILQSRMPNIKVFSGSSHPDLASRIVDRLGIDLGKVVTKKFSNLETCVEIGESVRGEDVYIVQSGSGEINDNLMELLIMINACKIASASRVTAVIPCFPYARQDKKDKSRAPISAKLVANMLSVAGADHIITMDLHASQIQGFFDIPVDNLYAEPAVLKWIRENIAEWRNSIIVSPDAGGAKRVTSIADRLNVEFALIHKERKKANEVASMVLVGDVKDRVAILVDDMADTCGTICHAADKLVEAGATKVYAILTHGIFSGPAISRINNACFEAVVVTNTIPQDGHMKDCPKIQCIDVSMMFAEAVRRTHNGESVSYLFSNVPY; this is encoded by the exons ATGCCAGTGCGATCATCTCATCCGATTCGCGCCAGAACGCTTGTCCGTAGCAACTTGGAGAAGGCATCCGttatcagcaaca TCCTACAGTCGAGGATGCCCAACATTAAGGTGTTTTCTGGTTCGTCCCATCCGGATCTTGCCTCGCGCATCGTCGACCGGCTCGGTATCGATCTCGGCAAGGTTGTGACGAAAAAGTTCAGCAACTTGGAAACCTG TGTCGAAATTGGTGAATCCGTCCGTGGCGAAGATGTGTACATCGTGCAGTCCGGTTCCGGGGAGATCAATGATAATTTGATGGAGCTGCTGATTATGATCAATGCGTGCAAGATAGCATCGGCTTCCCGTGTGACCGCGGTCATACCATGCTTCCCGTATGCCCGACAGGACAAGAAAGATAAG AGCCGTGCTCCAATTTCCGCCAAGCTGGTTGCAAACATGCTTTCCGTCGCTGGTGCAGATCATATCATTACAATGGATCTGCACGCTTCACAAATTCAG GGTTTCTTTGATATACCGGTCGATAATTTGTACGCCGAGCCGGCTGTACTGAAATGGATCAGGGAGAATATTGCCGAATGGCGCAACTCGATCATCGTGTCGCCGGATGCGGGCGGTGCGAAGCGCGTTACCTCGATCGCAGATCGGTTAAACGTGGAGTTCGCGCTGATCCACAAGGAACGCAAGAAGGCGAATGAGGTCGCCTCGATGGTGCTGGTCGGTGATGTGAAGGACCGTGTTGCAATCCTGGTGGACGATATGGCTGACACGTGTGGCACCATTTGTCACGCAGCCGACAAGCTGGTCGAGGCTGGTGCAACGAAAGTGTACGCCATACTAACGCACGGCATCTTCAGTGGGCCGGCCATCTCGAGGATAAACAATGCCTGCTTCGAGGCAGTGGTGGTGACGAACACTATTCCACAGGACGGTCACATGAAGGATTGTCCCAAAATACAG TGTATCGACGTTTCGATGATGTTCGCTGAGGCTGTCCGTCGGACGCACAACGGCGAAAGCGTGTCATATCTGTTCTCAAACGTTCCTTACTAA
- the LOC128305521 gene encoding ribose-phosphate pyrophosphokinase 1 isoform X3 — MPNIKVFSGSSHPDLASRIVDRLGIDLGKVVTKKFSNLETCVEIGESVRGEDVYIVQSGSGEINDNLMELLIMINACKIASASRVTAVIPCFPYARQDKKDKVCLAKQYIARAPISAKLVANMLSVAGADHIITMDLHASQIQGFFDIPVDNLYAEPAVLKWIRENIAEWRNSIIVSPDAGGAKRVTSIADRLNVEFALIHKERKKANEVASMVLVGDVKDRVAILVDDMADTCGTICHAADKLVEAGATKVYAILTHGIFSGPAISRINNACFEAVVVTNTIPQDGHMKDCPKIQCIDVSMMFAEAVRRTHNGESVSYLFSNVPY; from the exons ATGCCCAACATTAAGGTGTTTTCTGGTTCGTCCCATCCGGATCTTGCCTCGCGCATCGTCGACCGGCTCGGTATCGATCTCGGCAAGGTTGTGACGAAAAAGTTCAGCAACTTGGAAACCTG TGTCGAAATTGGTGAATCCGTCCGTGGCGAAGATGTGTACATCGTGCAGTCCGGTTCCGGGGAGATCAATGATAATTTGATGGAGCTGCTGATTATGATCAATGCGTGCAAGATAGCATCGGCTTCCCGTGTGACCGCGGTCATACCATGCTTCCCGTATGCCCGACAGGACAAGAAAGATAAGGTATGTTTAGCCAAACA GTACATTGC CCGTGCTCCAATTTCCGCCAAGCTGGTTGCAAACATGCTTTCCGTCGCTGGTGCAGATCATATCATTACAATGGATCTGCACGCTTCACAAATTCAG GGTTTCTTTGATATACCGGTCGATAATTTGTACGCCGAGCCGGCTGTACTGAAATGGATCAGGGAGAATATTGCCGAATGGCGCAACTCGATCATCGTGTCGCCGGATGCGGGCGGTGCGAAGCGCGTTACCTCGATCGCAGATCGGTTAAACGTGGAGTTCGCGCTGATCCACAAGGAACGCAAGAAGGCGAATGAGGTCGCCTCGATGGTGCTGGTCGGTGATGTGAAGGACCGTGTTGCAATCCTGGTGGACGATATGGCTGACACGTGTGGCACCATTTGTCACGCAGCCGACAAGCTGGTCGAGGCTGGTGCAACGAAAGTGTACGCCATACTAACGCACGGCATCTTCAGTGGGCCGGCCATCTCGAGGATAAACAATGCCTGCTTCGAGGCAGTGGTGGTGACGAACACTATTCCACAGGACGGTCACATGAAGGATTGTCCCAAAATACAG TGTATCGACGTTTCGATGATGTTCGCTGAGGCTGTCCGTCGGACGCACAACGGCGAAAGCGTGTCATATCTGTTCTCAAACGTTCCTTACTAA
- the LOC128305522 gene encoding UPF0046 protein C25E10.12, with the protein MNIDIHPLTHDPTSAWKEISKSQRVIKINTKPPAADVPPNKVRVVCMSDTHSLTHHIKFDIPEGDIFIHAGDFTRCGKLDEVVDFNEWLKKLPHKHKLVIAGNHELSFDHTFTHPFQNASACCKKTGSTLLDEIPTLGNSKESLAEAVKTENIRQYLSNCTYLQDECIELYGLRIYGTPWQPEFCKWAFNVKRGQACLEKWEQIPENVDILVTHTPPVGHGDLCCSGVRAGCVELLATVQQRVKPKYHVFGHVHEGYGITSDGRIIFVNASTCDINYLPNNQPIVFDVTLPKGHTKDD; encoded by the exons ATGAACATCGATATTCACCCGCTAACGCACGATCCCACGTCGGCATGGAAGGAAATTTCGAAATCGCAGCGTGtgataaaaatcaacaccaaACCGCCGGCAGCGGACGTGCCACCGAACAAAGTGCGGGTCGTCTGCATGTCCGACACCCATTCGCTGACGCATCACATCAAGTTCGACATTCCCGAGGGCGATATTTTCATACACGCCGGGGATTTTACGCGCTGTGGCAAGCTGGATGAAGTGGTGGACTTCAACGAATGGTTAA AGAAACTGCCACATAAACACAAGCTGGTAATTGCAGGGAATCATGAGCTTAGCTTCGACCATACCTTCACCCATCCGTTTCAAAATGCAAGCGCCTGCTGCAAGAAAACGGGCTCCACCTTGCTGGACGAAATACCAACGCTGGGCAACTCCAAGGAAAGCCTGGCGGAAGCGgtgaaaacggaaaacattcGACAGTATTTGAGCAACTGTACCTACCTGCAGGATGAGTGCATTGAGCTGTACGGTTTGCGAATTTACGGAACGCCCTGGCAACCAGAGTTTTGCAAGTGGGCATTCAACGTGAAGCGCGGCCAGGCATGCCTAGAAAAGTGGGAACAGATACCGGAGAATGTGGATATCCTCgtgacacacacaccgcccgtcgggCACGGAGATCTTTGCTGTTCGGGAGTGCGTGCCGGGTGTGTGGAACTGTTGGCCACGGTACAGCAGCGTGTCAAGCCGAAGTATCACGTATTCGGGCACGTCCACGAAGGTTACGGCATTACCTCGGACGGGAGAATTATCTTCGTGAATGCTTCAACGTGCGATATTAACTACCTGCCCAATAATCAACCGATAGTTTTCGATGTGACTCTTCCGAAGGGTCATACCAAAGATGATTAG